The following proteins are co-located in the Apium graveolens cultivar Ventura chromosome 5, ASM990537v1, whole genome shotgun sequence genome:
- the LOC141723953 gene encoding alpha-N-acetylglucosaminidase-like produces MASFRYFVIVTLLSISVFLFDRAYSSTIGVQHVSKLLRIQDSERASPSVQLAAVRAVVERVFPSLSSSFDFRIISKERCGGESCFTLNNHPTSRIRGTPAILIGGFTGVELLSGLHWYLKYWCGAHISWDKTGGIQLASVPNTGSLPRIQDAGILIKRPVPWNYYQNAVTSSYSFAWWDWERWEKEIDWMALQGINLPLAFTGQEAIWQKVFQNFNITSSELDDFFGGPAFLAWSRMGNLHRWGGPLPQSWLDQQLMMQKKILARMYELGMTPVLPAFSGNVPAALKHVFPAAKIERLGNWFTVGSDSRWCCTYLLDATDPLFIEIGKAFIKQQLKEYGRSGHIYNCDTFDENTPPVDEPEYISSLGAAIFEGMQSGDDEAVWLMQGWLFSYDPFWRPPQMKALLHSVPVGKMVVLDLFAEVLPIWTTSEQFYGVPYIWCMLHNFAANVEMYGVLDAVGSGPVEARMSENSTMVGVGMSMEGIEQNPVVYDLMSEMAFQHKTVDVEMWVNLYSKRRYGKFVQTMQDSWNILYHTIYNCTDGAYDKNRDVIVSFPDVDPSFISIAQIFSPKNQKHMIALSRRDSLKDLTDTFDQPHLWYSTSEVIRALELFIQSGAKLSGSNTYRYDLVDLTRQALAKYANQLFLKVIESYKLKDLETLGFLSQKFLELVYDMDTLLACHEGFLLGPWLESAKQLAQNREEEKQFEWNARTQITMWFDNTDEEASLLRDYGNKYWSGLLRDYYGPRAAIYFKYLQEGLQKGSGFDLEGWRHDWVKLTNDWQKSRKTFPVKVSGNALNTSSWLYDKYLRDPETRPFDH; encoded by the exons ATGGCGTCTTTTCGATACTTTGTCATCGTCACCTTGTTATCTATATCAGTATTTTTATTTGACCGGGCTTACTCATCAACAATCGGGGTCCAACACGTATCTAAACTTCTTAGAATTCAGGACAGCGAGCGAGCTTCTCCTTCTGTACAACTTGCAGCTGTTCGTGCTGTTGTCGAACGTGTCTTCCCTTCTCTCTCTTCTAGTTTTGATTTCCGAATCATCTCCAAG GAACGATGTGGTGGTGAATCGTGCTTCACCTTAAACAATCATCCCACTTCCCGTATACGTGGCACTCCAGCGATTTT AATAGGTGGGTTCACCGGAGTAGAGCTATTGTCTGGTCTGCACTGGTACTTAAAGTACTGGTGTGGAGCACATATATCATGGGACAAAACTGGTGGTATCCAACTAGCTTCAGTTCCAAATACAGGCTCTCTTCCTCGCATTCAGGATGCTGGAATATTGATCAAGAGACCTGTCCCTTGGAATTATTACCAGAATGCAGTCACATCTAGCT ATTCGTTTGCTTGGTGGGACTGGGAAAGATGGGAAAAGGAAATCGACTGGATGGCTCTACAGGGTATTAACTTGCCATTGGCATTTACCGGGCAAGAGGCTATTTGGCAAAAAGTTTTCCAG AATTTCAATATAACAAGTTCCGAGTTGGATGATTTCTTTGGAGGCCCAGCTTTCCTTGCATGGTCACGTATGGGAAATCTACATAG ATGGGGTGGTCCATTGCCACAAAGCTGGTTGGATCAGCAGCTTATGATGCAGAAGAAAATTCTGGCGAGAATGTATGAACTTGGGATGACACCAG TGCTTCCAGCCTTTTCTGGAAATGTTCCTGCAGCATTGAAACATGTATTTCCCGCTGCAAAGATAGAACGTTTAGGAAATTG GTTTACTGTTGGGAGCGATTCTCGATGGTGCTGCACTTATCTTCTTGATGCAACTGATCCTCTGTTCATTGAAATTGGAAAAGCATTTATTAAGCAGCAATTGAAAG AGTATGGAAGGAGCGGTCACATATACAACTG TGATACTTTTGACGAAAACACTCCCCCTGTGGATGAACCAGAGTACATATCTTCCCTAGGTGCAGCAATTTTCGAGGGAATGCAAAgtggagatgatgaagctgtttggTTAATGCAG GGATGGCTTTTTTCTTATGACCCATTCTGGAGGCCTCCACAAATGAAG GCGCTTCTTCATTCTGTCCCAGTAGGAAAGATGGTGGTCCTTGACTTGTTTGCCGAAGTACTACCAATATGGACCACTTCAGAGCAGTTTTATGGAGTTCCTTACATATG GTGTATGCTACACAACTTTGCTGCAAATGTTGAAATGTACGGGGTGTTAGATGCTGTAGGATCCGGACCTGTTGAAGCTCGTATGAGTGAGAACTCAACAATG GTTGGTGTTGGAATGTCAATGGAAGGTATTGAACAGAATCCTGTAGTTTATGATCTTATGTCGGAGATGGCATTCCAACATAAAACAGTTGATGTCGAG ATGTGGGTTAATCTATACTCAAAAAGACGGTATGGAAAATTTGTTCAAACCATGCAAGATTCCTGGAATATACTATATCACACAATTTACAACTGTACAGATGGTGCTTAT GATAAAAACAGGGATGTCATTGTGTCGTTTCCAGATGTCGATCCATCCTTCATCTCGATAGCCCAAATATTCTCACCGAAAAATCAAAAGCATATGATAGCATTATCAAGGAGGGATTCTTTGAAAGATTTAACTGATACTTTTGACCAACCTCATCTCTGGTATTCAACTTCGGAAGTGATACGTGCTCTAGAACTTTTTATTCAGAGTGGAGCTAAACTATCGGGAAGTAATACCTACAG GTATGACCTTGTTGACCTGACAAGACAAGCTTTAGCAAAGTATGCAAACCAACTGTTTCTAAAAGTCATCGAATCCTACAAATTGAAAGATTTAGAGACACTTGGATTTCTCAGCCAGAAATTTCTTGAGCTTGTTTATGATATGGACACACTTTTAGCTTGCCATGAAGGTTTTCTACTAGGCCCGTGGTTGGAGAGTGCAAAACAACTCGCTCAAAACAGAGAAGAAGAAAAACAG TTCGAGTGGAATGCAAGAACTCAAATAACCATGTGGTTTGATAACACAGACGAAGAAGCCAGCCTTCTCCGTGACTATG GAAACAAGTACTGGAGTGGACTTTTACGAGATTATTATGGCCCGAGAGCAGCAATCTATTTCAAATATCTGCAAGAGGGTTTGCAGAAGGGTTCCGGTTTTGATTTGGAGGGTTGGAGGCACGATTGGGTGAAGCTCACGAACGACTGGCAGAAGAGTCGAAAAACGTTCCCTGTAAAGGTCAGCGGCAATGCCCTCAACACATCTAGCTGGCTTTATGACAAATACTTGCGAGATCCTGAAACACGCCCTTTCGATCATTAG